The Glycine soja cultivar W05 chromosome 3, ASM419377v2, whole genome shotgun sequence genome window below encodes:
- the LOC114404876 gene encoding uncharacterized protein LOC114404876 yields MKKAKARSCLFPGVSRMIFIRIMTLKSPKAIWDYLKEEYVGDDRIRSMQVLNLRREFELQRMQESETIKEYSNKLLSIVNKIKLLGSDFADSRIVEKILVTVPERYETSIALLENTKDLSKITLAEVLHALQAQE; encoded by the coding sequence atgaagaaggcaaaggcgAGATCATGTTTGTTCCCTGGTGTTTCACGAATGATATTCATCAGAATTATGACTCTTAAATCACCCAAAGCAATTTGGGATTATCTGAAAGAGGAATACGTTGGAGATGATAGAATACGAAGCATGCAAGTGCTGAATTTAAGGAGGGAATTTGAACTTCAAAGGATGCAAGAGTCAgagacaatcaaagaatactcaAACAAATTGTTGAGTATTGTCAACAAGATAAAGTTGTTGGGAAGTGATTTTGCTGATTCGAGAATTGTAGAGAAAATTTTGGTAACGGTGCCGGAGAGGTATGAAACATCTATAGCTTTATTGGAGAACACAAAGGATCTGTCGAAAATCACATTGGCAGAAGTGCTACATGCACTGCAAGCTCAAGAGTAG
- the LOC114406065 gene encoding uncharacterized protein LOC114406065 isoform X1 has product MAFVCSRIAQLTSISSIKSAIKSNIRASAFFKPASSFSPIHTSLLTRNSQELRCAQSMLPLHSTVAAARITSCLTFKSCQALSPEFFKKEPRWTMCATLSPTFKIREFQEVSFENLCLK; this is encoded by the exons ATGGCTTTTGTATGCAGCAGAATCGCACAACTAACATCAATTTCATCTATAAAATCAGCCATCAAATCCAACATTCGCGCTTCTGCATTCTTCAAACCAGCTTCCTCCTTTTCTCCAATTCACACATCCTTATTGACCAG GAATTCGCAGGAGCTGAGATGCGCGCAGTCGATGTTGCCGCTGCACAGCACGGTGGCAGCGGCGAGAATAACGTCGTGTCTGACTTTCAAAAGTTGTCAAGCGCTTTCACCGG AGTTCTTTAAAAAGGAGCCTAGGTGGACTATGTGTGCAACTCTCAGCCCAACTTTTAAAATACGGGAGTTTCAG GAAGTGAGCTTTGAAAATTTATGCTTGAAATAG
- the LOC114406065 gene encoding uncharacterized protein LOC114406065 isoform X2 has translation MAFVCSRIAQLTSISSIKSAIKSNIRASAFFKPASSFSPIHTSLLTRNSQELRCAQSMLPLHSTVAAARITSCLTFKSCQALSPEFFKKEPRWTMCATLSPTFKIREFQ, from the exons ATGGCTTTTGTATGCAGCAGAATCGCACAACTAACATCAATTTCATCTATAAAATCAGCCATCAAATCCAACATTCGCGCTTCTGCATTCTTCAAACCAGCTTCCTCCTTTTCTCCAATTCACACATCCTTATTGACCAG GAATTCGCAGGAGCTGAGATGCGCGCAGTCGATGTTGCCGCTGCACAGCACGGTGGCAGCGGCGAGAATAACGTCGTGTCTGACTTTCAAAAGTTGTCAAGCGCTTTCACCGG AGTTCTTTAAAAAGGAGCCTAGGTGGACTATGTGTGCAACTCTCAGCCCAACTTTTAAAATACGGGAGTTTCAG TGA